The Persephonella atlantica genome includes a window with the following:
- the thiD gene encoding bifunctional hydroxymethylpyrimidine kinase/phosphomethylpyrimidine kinase, which yields MIYRALTIAGSDNSGGAGIQADLKVFSAFGVYGMSAVTAITVQNSLGVQQSVPVPPDTVFHQIESVATDIGIDAFKTGMLQTEENVLAVSEAVKRFKMKNFVCDTVIKSKNGTYLLDKNAVNSFIKKIIPLTEIITPNTDEAEVLTGIKIKTIQDMKRVAKELVKMGANIAVIKGGHLPQEDTITDVVYDGREYLLLRYPLVKTKNTHGTGCTFSAAITACLSKGLSPLKAIRVARAYVQGAIENALSTGKGTGSLNHFWTVT from the coding sequence ATGATTTACAGAGCGTTAACCATCGCAGGTTCAGACAACAGCGGGGGAGCCGGGATACAGGCTGACCTGAAGGTTTTTTCTGCCTTTGGGGTTTACGGAATGTCTGCTGTAACAGCAATTACTGTTCAAAACAGCTTGGGAGTTCAGCAGTCTGTCCCTGTTCCTCCAGACACTGTTTTCCATCAGATAGAATCTGTAGCCACAGACATCGGTATTGATGCCTTTAAAACAGGTATGCTCCAGACTGAAGAGAATGTTTTGGCTGTCAGTGAAGCGGTGAAAAGATTTAAGATGAAGAATTTTGTGTGTGATACAGTGATAAAATCAAAAAACGGCACATACCTGCTGGACAAAAATGCTGTAAACAGTTTCATAAAAAAGATAATCCCCCTGACAGAGATAATCACTCCAAACACAGATGAAGCAGAAGTTTTAACAGGCATTAAGATAAAGACTATTCAGGATATGAAAAGGGTCGCAAAAGAACTTGTAAAGATGGGAGCAAACATAGCCGTAATTAAGGGTGGTCATCTACCACAGGAAGATACTATTACAGATGTTGTCTATGACGGCAGAGAATACCTGCTTTTGAGATATCCACTGGTAAAAACAAAAAATACCCACGGGACTGGATGTACTTTTTCAGCAGCAATTACAGCATGTCTGTCAAAGGGATTATCCCCCCTCAAAGCGATAAGAGTAGCAAGAGCATACGTTCAGGGAGCAATAGAAAATGCTCTAAGCACAGGAAAAGGAACAGGCAGTCTCAATCATTTCTGGACTGTAACATGA
- a CDS encoding BamA/OMP85 family outer membrane protein: protein MARIFLIFSFIFSAFYSAEGLEIITNYSLPKNNIQEVYQKTGNINLIVNLLKETGDFEEIYHKDGKLYLKRKMRVKKVFIKGNKSFWDREILAITGLLEGYPVDLRTIHNVYIRLKKFYMDNGFPFADITVESDIDKNGYVTVYLTIEEGKKAEIGNVLLYTSRKIPEKFKEEIRNISGIKRGELFRLSKITESIDRIQQFLYRKNYFDSFVNIVSFRPSKGRVDIILYVDLGMGYYIHIYGNKSFSKEKIIPLLTFKENGFNYYQLVQSTERIENFYRNKGFLDVSVIPSFEENYKKMRTDIYINIYEGDRYRVGKVSVETDFPEIRKILKQYEGKFLNRERIKKVLKRLSDRLFREGYLNTRYSIDEKVKKIKKTVDLRISFFRNRQFILSSVNITGYNFTYEEKLPRIYSPSEIISLLGRLKKKLKDDGYLDGDAFLEAQFKNLNGKTAVSINIKAKKGVRYKNGATLLYGTEHLNPVMIQKNLTTDPYYSKEDFDNELDFLYYTSLFDSINPVLKVDREKKKVNKLYALHEDKRGSFQGILGYNSQQKMKISAALTLKNLLSYGFELSGYIEKTDLGFFYKVSGGNRLLPKRTGIFISYLRSYQYHSIYDLEAYGTEVEVSRKPNRWIKQSLKLSYMNNSLRNQNFFPITEFKTLKLSFSVIDNHRKPEVNPSSGYILTGMVEREFSDVDFYKIYLTGRYYYSFLFFIFTQKLSTGYIFKKIDRLPPSERFFLGGVSSFRGFGYEKVAGENKKGGNTLLLLSSELRYPLFPRFNLYGFSFVDIGNVYESFSQMKNLKTRKSAGTGVYVPTPVGSFLFDVAFKLDRKPGESPYRLEFSINALF from the coding sequence ATGGCAAGAATTTTTCTTATCTTTTCTTTTATTTTTTCTGCTTTCTATTCTGCCGAAGGACTGGAAATTATAACCAATTACTCTCTTCCTAAAAACAACATTCAGGAGGTTTACCAGAAAACCGGCAATATTAACCTTATCGTAAACCTGCTTAAGGAAACAGGAGATTTTGAGGAGATTTACCACAAAGATGGGAAGCTTTACCTGAAAAGAAAGATGAGAGTAAAAAAGGTTTTCATAAAGGGGAATAAATCCTTCTGGGACAGGGAGATACTGGCAATAACAGGTCTCCTTGAAGGTTATCCTGTTGACCTGAGAACAATCCATAATGTTTATATAAGGCTGAAAAAGTTTTATATGGATAATGGTTTTCCTTTTGCAGATATAACTGTTGAAAGCGACATAGATAAGAATGGATATGTAACTGTTTATTTAACAATAGAAGAAGGGAAAAAAGCAGAAATAGGCAATGTTTTACTGTACACATCAAGGAAGATACCAGAGAAGTTTAAAGAAGAAATCAGGAACATATCTGGAATAAAAAGAGGAGAACTGTTTAGACTCTCAAAAATAACTGAAAGTATTGATAGAATTCAGCAGTTTCTGTACAGGAAAAATTATTTTGATTCTTTTGTAAATATTGTCAGCTTTAGGCCTTCAAAAGGCAGAGTTGATATTATCCTATACGTTGACCTTGGTATGGGGTATTATATTCATATATACGGTAATAAAAGTTTTTCAAAGGAAAAGATCATCCCTCTCCTTACATTCAAAGAAAATGGCTTTAATTACTATCAACTCGTCCAGTCCACAGAAAGAATAGAAAATTTTTACAGAAATAAAGGGTTTTTAGATGTCTCTGTTATTCCTTCATTTGAAGAAAATTATAAAAAAATGAGAACAGACATTTATATAAATATCTATGAGGGAGACAGGTACAGAGTTGGTAAAGTAAGCGTAGAAACAGATTTTCCAGAGATTAGAAAGATATTGAAACAGTATGAAGGAAAGTTCCTGAACAGAGAAAGAATAAAAAAGGTTCTTAAAAGATTATCAGACAGGCTGTTCAGGGAAGGTTACCTGAATACCCGTTATTCAATAGATGAAAAGGTAAAAAAGATAAAAAAAACAGTGGATCTGAGGATATCCTTTTTCAGAAACAGACAGTTTATTCTTTCCTCTGTAAATATTACAGGATATAACTTCACTTATGAAGAAAAACTTCCGAGGATTTACAGTCCGTCAGAGATAATTTCCCTTTTGGGAAGATTAAAAAAGAAGCTTAAAGATGATGGATACCTTGATGGAGATGCTTTTCTTGAAGCTCAGTTCAAAAACTTAAATGGAAAGACAGCTGTAAGTATTAACATCAAAGCAAAGAAGGGAGTTAGATACAAAAATGGAGCAACACTGTTATACGGGACGGAACATCTTAACCCTGTGATGATACAGAAAAACCTTACAACAGATCCTTACTACTCAAAGGAAGATTTTGATAACGAGCTTGACTTTCTCTACTATACTTCGCTATTTGATTCTATAAATCCTGTCCTGAAAGTAGACAGGGAAAAGAAAAAGGTAAACAAACTGTATGCTCTCCACGAAGACAAAAGAGGTTCATTTCAGGGAATATTGGGATATAACAGCCAGCAAAAAATGAAGATATCTGCTGCACTAACATTAAAAAATCTTCTCAGTTATGGTTTTGAGCTTTCTGGTTATATAGAGAAAACAGACCTTGGTTTTTTCTACAAAGTTTCTGGGGGAAACAGATTACTGCCAAAGAGAACAGGAATATTTATCTCCTACCTGAGAAGTTATCAGTATCACTCCATATATGATTTAGAGGCTTACGGAACAGAAGTGGAAGTATCAAGAAAACCAAACAGATGGATAAAACAGAGTTTAAAGCTAAGTTATATGAATAACAGTCTAAGGAACCAGAACTTTTTCCCGATAACAGAATTTAAAACATTGAAGCTCAGCTTTTCTGTGATAGATAACCACAGAAAACCGGAAGTAAATCCATCTTCTGGGTACATTCTTACAGGTATGGTAGAAAGGGAGTTTAGTGATGTTGATTTTTATAAAATATATCTTACAGGAAGGTACTACTACTCATTTTTATTTTTTATATTTACACAGAAGCTGAGCACAGGTTATATCTTTAAGAAGATAGACAGACTTCCTCCTTCAGAAAGATTTTTCCTTGGAGGAGTATCCAGCTTCAGAGGGTTTGGATATGAAAAAGTAGCAGGAGAAAACAAAAAGGGGGGTAATACTCTTCTCCTTCTCAGCAGTGAACTGAGATATCCCCTATTTCCCAGATTTAACCTTTATGGATTCAGTTTTGTGGATATAGGAAATGTTTATGAGAGTTTCTCCCAGATGAAAAATTTAAAAACAAGAAAATCAGCAGGAACAGGTGTTTATGTGCCAACGCCTGTTGGTTCATTCCTGTTTGATGTTGCTTTCAAGTTAGACAGAAAACCGGGAGAATCTCCATACAGATTGGAATTTAGTATAAATGCCCTATTTTGA
- a CDS encoding ComF family protein, producing MNILNAIFPGKCVICGKLFIFEKQNLFCEECLSKIKKEKLIYCKSCGAKEINCQRCIKKRFYDDIQIFRSNDYTLTQLIYWFKIKKFKNLSHLIAEKIKEDITTFTQEKKIDLITFVPLHRKTLKERGFNHLKEILLHIFPSYMIREVVEKVRDTQLQMNLKKAERVTNLDGAFRLSGSVKDKKVLIFDDIMTTGTTMLQMYRTIKKGKPEKIFGYLIGR from the coding sequence ATGAACATTCTCAATGCAATATTTCCCGGAAAATGTGTTATATGCGGAAAGCTGTTTATTTTTGAAAAGCAAAACCTGTTTTGCGAAGAATGTCTGTCAAAGATAAAAAAAGAGAAGCTTATTTACTGCAAAAGCTGTGGAGCAAAAGAAATTAACTGCCAAAGATGCATAAAAAAGAGATTTTACGATGATATACAGATATTTCGTAGCAATGATTATACCTTAACACAGCTTATTTACTGGTTTAAAATAAAAAAATTCAAAAATCTCTCACACCTGATAGCTGAAAAAATAAAGGAAGACATCACCACATTTACACAGGAGAAAAAGATAGATTTAATCACATTCGTTCCTCTGCACAGAAAAACATTAAAAGAAAGGGGATTTAACCATCTGAAAGAGATTTTACTCCATATTTTCCCATCTTACATGATTAGGGAGGTGGTTGAAAAGGTTAGAGACACTCAGCTCCAGATGAATCTGAAAAAAGCAGAGAGAGTTACAAATCTTGATGGGGCATTCAGACTGTCAGGGAGTGTAAAAGACAAAAAAGTTTTAATATTTGACGACATTATGACAACAGGAACAACAATGCTCCAGATGTACAGAACAATCAAAAAAGGAAAACCTGAGAAGATTTTTGGATATCTGATAGGCAGATGA
- a CDS encoding TonB-dependent receptor plug domain-containing protein: MERKVWLLILQLSFFLYASGETLENLLSKYTDLTKLYKKTRQESEGHIILITREDIERLQAHRLSDILRSIRYFFLQRNHYGEEILSYATIYPLENSTVRLFINDHEISAVFRKTPLPLWADVPLDFVEHIEIYQGESAVKFNNEVAGTIIKVYTKLPERENSGLLRGSVSTKKGYSADVYLGKETGESSAFSLFFGREDYRTGEYKYGVSDRQKNYYAYTQFKIKKWNFESGLVVKSSGRFRGDTISQKPDYSDFNASHGYISLSKIISEELSLKLRIYGDKISSDSYQKGTGIIAVNPVQITSYWDRYVDSYKFGTDITGSKEFSKHQISFGGKLQRTGYRLKDSRDTGRITDKNNEIYSSLFLEDVFNITPFVGIIGGIKYEKINRDYGSDFNLLLWRAGIIYIHSSKSYAKLFVSKYYTPPYFVEIYTNANLKKQKNQAFTFEMSGESSLGRFIFTGGYIKVEDSIMINPSDFSYYNASDTLKYKFFSVDYRKSLGGFIFDAGYFHVKVNDKKYKTAPSTGWVLRGSYKLDEFSGFLEFIYRGSYRFSSQKIKEGYELNGGFRIKVMKDSYLELKGYNILNTAQKIPAFKDPDFKYYLEDRRFVLTFVKEF, encoded by the coding sequence ATGGAAAGAAAAGTATGGCTGCTGATACTACAGCTTTCATTTTTCCTTTATGCCAGTGGAGAAACGCTGGAAAATCTGCTCAGCAAATACACTGATCTGACAAAACTGTACAAGAAGACACGGCAGGAGTCGGAAGGACATATCATACTGATTACCAGAGAGGATATAGAAAGGCTACAGGCACACAGACTCTCTGACATTCTCAGGTCTATCAGATACTTTTTTTTGCAGAGGAATCATTATGGAGAGGAAATCCTGTCATATGCAACAATATACCCATTGGAGAATTCTACTGTAAGACTTTTTATAAACGACCATGAAATCAGTGCCGTTTTCAGGAAAACACCTCTTCCTCTCTGGGCAGATGTTCCCCTTGATTTTGTGGAACATATAGAGATTTATCAGGGAGAATCTGCAGTTAAATTCAACAATGAAGTGGCAGGAACAATAATAAAGGTTTATACAAAACTGCCTGAAAGGGAAAACAGTGGACTGCTCAGAGGTAGTGTCTCAACAAAAAAAGGTTATTCTGCTGATGTTTATCTGGGAAAAGAAACAGGTGAGTCTTCAGCATTTTCCCTCTTTTTTGGAAGAGAAGATTATAGAACAGGGGAATATAAATACGGAGTATCAGATAGACAAAAAAATTACTACGCATACACACAGTTTAAGATAAAAAAATGGAATTTTGAAAGTGGTCTTGTAGTAAAGAGCTCAGGCAGATTCAGAGGCGATACAATATCCCAGAAACCAGATTATTCGGACTTTAATGCCTCACACGGATACATATCACTTAGCAAGATAATTTCTGAAGAACTCTCTCTTAAACTCAGAATATACGGTGATAAGATATCCTCCGATTCTTATCAGAAAGGAACAGGGATTATTGCTGTAAATCCTGTTCAGATAACCTCTTACTGGGACAGATATGTTGACAGTTACAAGTTTGGAACAGATATTACGGGAAGTAAAGAGTTTAGTAAACATCAGATTTCGTTCGGTGGTAAGCTCCAGAGAACAGGATACAGATTAAAAGATAGCAGAGATACAGGGAGGATAACAGACAAAAACAACGAGATTTACAGCTCACTTTTTTTAGAGGATGTTTTCAATATTACTCCATTTGTAGGAATAATCGGAGGCATAAAGTATGAGAAGATAAATAGAGATTACGGATCAGACTTTAATCTGCTGCTGTGGAGGGCAGGAATTATATATATTCACTCATCAAAAAGTTACGCAAAACTGTTTGTATCAAAGTATTATACACCACCCTACTTTGTGGAGATTTATACAAACGCAAATCTGAAAAAGCAGAAAAATCAGGCATTTACTTTTGAGATGTCAGGAGAAAGCAGTCTGGGTCGTTTCATATTTACAGGTGGATACATAAAGGTTGAAGACAGCATAATGATAAACCCTTCAGATTTCAGTTATTATAATGCTTCCGATACACTGAAGTATAAATTTTTTTCTGTTGATTACAGGAAAAGTTTAGGAGGATTTATATTTGATGCTGGATATTTTCATGTTAAAGTTAACGACAAAAAATACAAGACAGCACCTTCAACTGGATGGGTTCTCAGAGGAAGTTATAAATTAGATGAATTTTCCGGGTTCTTAGAATTTATATACAGAGGCAGTTACAGATTTTCTTCTCAGAAAATAAAGGAAGGATACGAGCTAAACGGGGGATTCAGAATAAAGGTTATGAAAGACAGTTATCTGGAGCTAAAAGGGTACAACATACTGAATACAGCCCAGAAAATTCCTGCATTTAAAGATCCTGATTTTAAGTATTATTTAGAGGATAGAAGGTTTGTTCTGACGTTTGTTAAGGAATTTTGA
- a CDS encoding NTP transferase domain-containing protein: MQRLSIDSIILAGGESKRMGRDKAFLPLCGKPFIQIVAEKLSNYSHRLIISTNKDESLYTEYLKDIDAQIIFVKDKNPYSGPLNGIVSCLDVLSADLVFISTCDTPLLEEKLIPFFTDSIDSFQAVIPEVKGKLQFLNTLYEKSAINAAENLYKKGVRSLHRWVESINALKIDQKEVEEIDPNLYSYWSINTPEDYQRIKKLWKEKYGC; encoded by the coding sequence GTGCAAAGACTGTCAATAGATAGTATTATACTTGCAGGTGGTGAAAGTAAAAGGATGGGGAGGGATAAAGCTTTCCTCCCGCTATGCGGTAAACCTTTTATACAGATAGTAGCGGAGAAACTGTCAAATTACTCCCACAGATTAATAATCTCAACAAATAAAGATGAAAGTCTTTATACAGAGTATCTGAAAGATATAGATGCCCAGATAATATTTGTGAAAGACAAAAACCCATATTCAGGTCCTCTCAATGGCATTGTCAGCTGTCTGGATGTCTTGAGTGCAGATTTAGTTTTTATATCAACGTGTGATACTCCTCTTTTAGAGGAAAAACTGATACCTTTTTTTACAGATAGTATAGACTCTTTTCAGGCAGTTATACCTGAAGTTAAAGGAAAACTACAGTTTTTGAATACTTTATACGAAAAGTCAGCTATAAACGCAGCAGAAAATCTTTACAAAAAAGGGGTAAGGTCACTGCACAGATGGGTAGAGAGTATCAATGCTCTGAAAATAGACCAGAAAGAGGTGGAGGAGATAGATCCCAATCTTTATTCTTACTGGAGCATAAACACCCCTGAGGATTACCAGAGGATTAAAAAATTATGGAAAGAAAAGTATGGCTGCTGA
- the tatC gene encoding twin-arginine translocase subunit TatC: protein MSQGHKNPEEFEAPITEHLAELRIRLFRSLVAVVIAMIGAFTQVEFFFDIFKQPLNKVFPDLKLVALTPTESFFTAFKIAFLVGFVIASPYVFYQIWKFIEPALYEEEKKLVVPFVFFTTVFFISGTLFAFFGVLPLAIKFLLTFGYTQLDVEAMISVSSYISFVVRLILAFGITFELPVILSLLARLGLVTPEALTKFRPFFVVGAFVLAAVLTPPDVVSQVFLAMPLIVFYEISIIMAKILYPRSERGKSTQEQ, encoded by the coding sequence ATGAGTCAGGGACATAAAAATCCCGAAGAGTTTGAAGCTCCAATAACAGAACATCTTGCAGAACTGAGGATACGCCTTTTCAGAAGTCTTGTGGCTGTTGTTATAGCAATGATTGGAGCCTTTACACAGGTTGAATTCTTTTTTGATATCTTTAAACAGCCTTTAAATAAAGTATTTCCAGATCTGAAACTTGTTGCTCTGACACCGACAGAATCATTTTTTACAGCATTTAAAATAGCTTTTTTAGTAGGTTTTGTTATAGCTTCTCCCTATGTGTTTTATCAGATATGGAAGTTTATAGAACCTGCCCTTTATGAGGAAGAAAAAAAGTTGGTTGTTCCCTTTGTTTTTTTTACTACAGTGTTTTTTATATCGGGAACACTATTTGCTTTCTTTGGAGTTCTCCCCCTTGCCATAAAATTTCTCCTTACATTTGGTTACACACAGCTTGATGTTGAGGCAATGATATCTGTTAGCTCTTATATATCGTTTGTTGTCAGACTAATTCTTGCGTTTGGCATCACCTTTGAGCTGCCTGTTATACTGTCTCTTCTTGCAAGACTCGGCCTTGTGACACCGGAAGCACTTACAAAGTTCAGGCCGTTTTTTGTTGTTGGAGCTTTTGTTTTAGCTGCTGTCCTAACACCTCCTGATGTTGTCAGTCAGGTTTTCTTGGCCATGCCTCTGATTGTTTTTTATGAGATATCCATAATAATGGCTAAAATCCTTTATCCCCGCAGTGAAAGAGGTAAGTCCACGCAGGAGCAGTAG
- the tatB gene encoding Sec-independent protein translocase protein TatB, which yields MFGIGFSELILIFIVALLVLGPKRLPEVAKTLGRFYREIKSTVDEVKEVIVEEPKTQHYTPPIEEKLSQVDELEEELDKEIKKEKKKEEKTEEPKREKISFKKKQGESIDESGT from the coding sequence ATGTTTGGAATAGGATTTTCAGAGCTTATTCTGATATTTATTGTGGCACTGCTGGTGCTTGGTCCAAAGAGACTCCCAGAAGTGGCAAAAACATTGGGGAGATTTTACAGAGAGATAAAATCAACAGTTGATGAAGTTAAAGAGGTAATCGTAGAAGAGCCAAAGACACAGCATTACACGCCTCCTATAGAAGAGAAACTCTCTCAGGTAGATGAGTTAGAGGAAGAGCTTGATAAGGAGATAAAAAAAGAGAAAAAGAAGGAAGAAAAGACAGAAGAGCCAAAAAGGGAAAAAATCTCTTTCAAGAAAAAACAGGGAGAGAGCATAGATGAGTCAGGGACATAA
- a CDS encoding Fur family transcriptional regulator codes for MNRSRAIKEFKEIIKKSGLKYTPQREKIFRVILSTKGHFEIEDLVHRIRSKNIDVSRATVYRTLDILKKLGFVNEVIKFKNKTIYEVALKEHHDHLICRKCGKIIEFHSDEIEQLQNKICEEYQFKPEFHRLEIFGLCKDCQ; via the coding sequence ATGAACAGAAGCAGGGCTATAAAAGAGTTTAAGGAGATAATAAAAAAATCTGGCTTAAAATATACTCCCCAGAGGGAAAAAATATTCAGGGTAATACTTTCAACCAAAGGACATTTTGAGATAGAAGATCTTGTTCACAGAATAAGATCCAAAAATATAGATGTATCAAGGGCAACAGTTTACAGAACACTTGACATACTTAAAAAACTTGGATTTGTAAACGAAGTTATAAAATTCAAAAATAAGACCATATATGAGGTTGCGCTGAAGGAACACCACGATCATCTTATATGTAGAAAATGTGGAAAGATTATAGAGTTCCATTCAGATGAGATAGAACAGCTTCAGAATAAAATATGTGAAGAGTATCAGTTTAAGCCAGAATTCCACAGACTTGAGATATTTGGGCTGTGCAAAGACTGTCAATAG
- a CDS encoding flavin reductase family protein, whose translation MEIDFKDLNPKQIYKLMTSVIVPRPIAWISTVSAEGINNLAPFSYFAGVSSDPPLLIVSIGSKSETVKKDTWKNIEETGEFVVNMVTRDVLEEMNITSIPFDEEIDEFEKAGLTPVSSKYVKAPRVKESPVNIECKKYEIIQIGKMGLILGEVLTVHVRDDILNEKGYVDTTKLEIIGRLGGANYCLITKENSFEMKRPDKE comes from the coding sequence ATGGAAATTGATTTTAAAGATTTAAATCCAAAGCAGATATACAAACTGATGACAAGTGTTATTGTTCCCAGACCCATTGCATGGATATCTACTGTAAGTGCAGAAGGAATCAACAATCTTGCCCCTTTCAGTTATTTTGCTGGAGTTTCAAGTGATCCTCCACTTCTTATAGTTTCTATAGGAAGCAAATCTGAAACGGTCAAAAAAGATACGTGGAAAAATATTGAAGAAACTGGAGAGTTTGTTGTTAATATGGTAACAAGGGATGTTTTAGAAGAAATGAACATCACATCTATTCCTTTTGACGAAGAGATAGATGAGTTTGAAAAGGCAGGTTTAACACCTGTCAGCTCCAAGTACGTTAAAGCTCCAAGGGTGAAGGAATCTCCAGTGAATATAGAGTGCAAAAAGTATGAGATAATACAGATAGGCAAAATGGGACTGATTTTAGGAGAGGTTTTAACTGTTCATGTGAGAGATGATATACTTAATGAGAAAGGTTATGTTGATACAACAAAGTTAGAGATTATAGGGAGATTGGGAGGTGCAAACTACTGTCTTATCACAAAAGAAAACAGTTTTGAGATGAAAAGACCTGATAAGGAGTAA
- a CDS encoding sensor domain-containing diguanylate cyclase — MMNQWEYDKDYPVVFIDKDFNILSLNRRAVQEYGEVVGEKCYRVFNGYETPCDENSPYVCPIKVLQNSGLRNFTGVYIFNRKGKKYISLTVRKEGDIFCQEQVELDKDRPDIVDIKSVLSNLYEGIIVLDQRGKVKIINRKFLSIFRIRESADYFIEKDINEVKHLFPESIRDIFEREEFPENEELVVHYSDKYLIIKKVSINSCHKLWSFIEKKDVDLGDEIFRILLETTPVGIFLQCNGRFMYVNPTMSSILETTPGELIGTNVYRYIYPDDRPKVSEVVRRRKKGERFIERYTIRVVTGTGKIRWVEITSETIMFKGKYCGIGSVIDITDRKKLEENLRKLATVDQLTGIYNRYAFEKFLEEEINRAERYGSSFSIIMFDIDNFKDVNDMYGHQVGDRILKELVNIVRSSIRKSDIFARWGGEEFMILVPIKEKQDAYRIAEKIREKIEKHRFDNVGKITVSIGVSFYKKGDSIKTIIRRADTALYQAKKSGKNMTVVAD; from the coding sequence ATGATGAATCAATGGGAATATGATAAAGATTATCCTGTAGTTTTTATAGATAAAGATTTTAATATACTATCTCTAAACCGCAGAGCTGTTCAGGAATATGGGGAGGTTGTCGGGGAGAAGTGTTATAGGGTTTTTAATGGATACGAAACTCCCTGCGATGAAAACTCACCATATGTATGTCCCATCAAGGTTCTACAAAACTCAGGATTGAGAAATTTTACAGGTGTGTATATTTTCAACAGAAAAGGAAAAAAGTATATATCACTTACAGTAAGAAAAGAAGGAGATATCTTTTGTCAGGAACAGGTTGAACTGGATAAAGATAGACCTGATATTGTTGATATAAAAAGTGTGCTCAGTAATCTTTATGAAGGTATTATCGTTTTAGACCAGAGGGGGAAGGTAAAAATAATAAACAGGAAGTTTCTATCAATTTTCCGTATCAGGGAGAGTGCAGACTACTTTATTGAAAAGGATATTAATGAAGTGAAACATCTGTTTCCTGAAAGTATTAGAGATATATTTGAAAGAGAGGAGTTTCCAGAGAATGAAGAACTGGTGGTTCACTACAGCGATAAATACCTGATTATAAAGAAGGTCAGTATAAACAGCTGTCATAAACTGTGGAGTTTTATAGAAAAAAAAGACGTAGATCTGGGAGATGAAATATTCCGGATACTTCTTGAAACAACTCCGGTAGGGATATTCCTGCAGTGTAATGGTAGGTTTATGTATGTGAATCCTACCATGTCATCAATCCTTGAGACAACACCTGGGGAACTTATCGGTACAAATGTTTACAGATACATCTATCCTGATGATAGGCCGAAGGTTTCTGAGGTGGTAAGAAGGAGGAAAAAAGGAGAGAGATTTATTGAGAGATACACAATAAGAGTTGTTACAGGTACAGGGAAGATAAGATGGGTTGAGATAACATCAGAAACAATAATGTTTAAAGGAAAGTACTGTGGTATTGGAAGTGTTATTGATATAACAGACAGAAAAAAGTTGGAAGAAAACCTCAGAAAACTTGCAACAGTAGACCAGCTGACAGGCATATACAACAGGTATGCATTTGAAAAGTTTCTTGAAGAAGAGATAAACAGGGCAGAAAGATACGGTTCCAGCTTTTCTATAATTATGTTTGATATTGACAACTTTAAAGATGTGAACGATATGTATGGTCATCAGGTAGGTGATAGAATACTTAAAGAACTGGTGAATATAGTAAGAAGCAGTATAAGAAAGTCAGACATATTTGCCCGGTGGGGCGGTGAAGAGTTTATGATACTTGTTCCCATAAAGGAAAAACAGGATGCTTACAGGATTGCTGAAAAGATAAGAGAAAAGATTGAAAAACACAGGTTTGATAATGTAGGAAAGATAACAGTAAGTATAGGCGTATCATTTTATAAAAAAGGAGATTCTATAAAAACGATAATAAGAAGAGCCGATACGGCGTTGTATCAGGCAAAAAAATCAGGTAAAAATATGACAGTAGTGGCAGATTAG